The proteins below come from a single Pieris brassicae chromosome 1, ilPieBrab1.1, whole genome shotgun sequence genomic window:
- the LOC123707003 gene encoding zinc finger MIZ domain-containing protein 1, translated as MSGGGENAQFGATAAMVAAATTAAIQDSQPFSQMQSNMAMGNPQYSAMNGYGQQRSHNPAMTGMGMGSNGGMNGMNGMNGMTGMTGMGQMGNASMNGMNPMAQMANMGMHANMMPSQMGPAQMGGSTKMGPGYQRRHTPYPTGTMLMGSRKSQYIGGQPGFGPGQYPSGYGGRPGFQSQYPPQQPLGPSGNFGPTMRGNMRQSTPPYSNQGQYFNGAVPNHFPQHQANTAQYAGQYSGQFAQEVAMRTNNYQHSPVPGNPTPPLTPASSMPPYISPNADVKPHFNELKPPMGMQNDELRLTFPVRDGIILPPFRLEHNLAVSNHVFQLKPTVHSTLIWRSDLELQLKCFHHEDRQMNTNWPASVQVSVNATPLIIDRGENKTSHKPLYLKEVCQPGRNTIQITVSACCCSHLFVLQLVHRPSVRSVLQGLLRKRLLTADHCIAKIKMNFNQTSSGNNGTNTPNDRDSIEQTALKVSLKCPITFKKITLPARGHECKHIQCFDLESYLQLNCERGSWRCPVCNKPAQLEGLEVDQYMWGILNTLNTSDVDEVTIDSGANWKAAKNSANPSIKQEDDSNDSIGKRGKAVSPGSMNMPTMNNWDMNQALSPYLPPDMNTIASGSMISSYNQSSQNRASSSNQNYDFGMNNGPGSNEYAGNGPLSHLNDSVNSLDPLNAMEKSLNEQMPHTPHTPHTPGSAHTPGGGGAHTPGSSHTPGPPSVGHHSLNDVDIPADLNFDPAAVIDGEGTDNLNLLPETSVDPMELLSYLDAPALGELLATPPSSSSSAGSHPPRAPSSDDLLALFE; from the exons ATGAGCGGCGGGGGCGAGAACGCGCAGTTCGGCGCCACCGCCGCGATGGTCGCCGCGGCCACCACGGCCGCGATACAGGATTCACAGCCATTCTCGCAG ATGCAAAGCAATATGGCTATGGGTAACCCCCAATACAGTGCGATGAATGGCTACGGTCAGCAACGAAGCCATAACCCCGCCATGACAGGAATGGGCATGGGAAGTAATGGGGGAATGAATGGAATGAACGGCATGAATGGCATGACCGGCATGACTGGAATGGGCCAGATGGGTAATGCCTCAATGAACGGTATGAATCCGATGGCCCAGATGGCCAATATGGGCATGCATGCTAACATGATGCCGTCTCAAATGGGCCCTGCCCAAATGGGAGGGTCGACAAAGATGGGACCCGGCTACCAAAGGCGACACACGCCTTACCCAACGGGAACTATGCTGATGGGATCGCGAAAGAGTCAGTACATTGGCGGACAACCGGGTTTCGGACCCGGGCAATACCCGTCAGGATATGGTGGTCGACCTGGCTTCCAAAGCCAATACCCTCCCCAACAACCTCTGGGACCAAGTGGGAACTTCGGCCCGACTATGAGAGGGAACATGAGACAATCAACGCCGCCTTATTCTAATCAAGGGCAATACTTTAACGGTGCTGTCCCAAACCATTTCCCTCAACATCAAGCTAATACAGCTCAGTATGCAGGGCAGTATAGTGGTCAATTTGCACAAGAGGTAGCAATGCGAACTAACAATTACCAACACAGCCCTGTACCTGGTAATCCAACGCCGCCTTTGACGCCAGCAAGCAGTATGCCACCGTACATTAGTCCCAATGCTGATGTCAAACCTCATTTTAACGAGCTCAAACCACCGATGGGTATGCAAA aTGACGAGCTTCGACTAACATTCCCTGTAAGAGATGGTATCATATTACCACCATTTAGATTAGAACATAATTTAGCAGTTAGCAATCACGTGTTTCAACTGAAGCCGACAGTCCATTCAACGTTAATATGGAG ATCGGATCTAGAACTACAATTGAAATGTTTCCATCATGAAGACCGACAAATGAATACGAATTGGCCGGCGAGTGTTCAAGTTTCGGTGAACGCGACACCGCTTATAATAGACCGAGGGGAGAACAAAACCTCACATAAACCATTGTACCTGAAAGAAGTTTGTCAACCCGGGAGGAACACGATACAGATCACAGTGTCAGCTTGTTGTTGT TCTCACCTGTTCGTCCTTCAACTTGTGCATCGGCCGAGCGTACGAAGTGTTCTACAGGGATTATTAAGGAAGCGATTATTAACAGCGGACCATTGTATTGCTAAAATTAAGATGAACTTTAATCAAACTTCTAGTGGGAATAATGGTACTAATACCCCAAATGATAGAGATAGTATTGAACAAACTGCGTTAAAGGTATCACTTAAGTGTCCGATAACGTTTAAGAAGATAACATTACCTGCGCGAGGGCACGAGTGTAAACACATACAGTGTTTTGACTTGGAATCATACCTACAGCTTAACTGTGAGAGAGGGTCATGGAGATGTCCAGTTTGCaa CAAACCAGCTCAATTAGAAGGATTAGAAGTGGACCAGTACATGTGGGGTATTCTCAATACTTTAAATACTTCGGATGTTGATGAAGTCACGATTGATAGTGGAGCGAATTGGAAAGCAGCAAAGAATTCAGCTAATCCTAGTATAAAg CAAGAAGACGATAGCAACGACAGCATTGGGAAACGAGGCAAGGCGGTGTCTCCTGGCTCGATGAATATGCCAACTATGAACAATTGGGATATGAACCAGGCGTTATCACCATACTTACCTCCAGATATGAACACCATAGCAAGTGGTTCCATGATCTCGTCGTACAATCAAAGTAGTCAGAATAGAGCGTCAAGTTCTAATCAAAATTACGATTTCGGCATGAACAATGGACCAGGAAGTAATGAGTACGCCGGAAATGGCCCGCTCTCACACCTCAACGATAGTGTCAATTCTTTGGACCCTCTAAACGCGATGGAGAAGAGTCTCAACGAACAA ATGCCCCACACACCTCACACACCACACACGCCTGGGTCCGCGCATACTCCAGGTGGCGGTGGTGCGCACACACCGGGCTCCAGCCATACCCCAGGACCTCCTTCCGTCGGGCATCATTCCCTCAATGATGTCGACATACCTGCTGATTTGAACTTTGATCCTGCAGCAGTTATTGACGGCGAGGGGACGGATAACCTTAAT TTGCTGCCAGAGACGAGTGTAGACCCTATGGAGTTGCTATCGTATCTAGACGCTCCAGCGCTAGGTGAGCTACTTGCAACGCCGCCGTCGTCGTCATCTTCGGCAGGCTCACACCCTCCTCGCGCTCCCTCTTCGGACGATCTGCTCGCGCTCTTCGAATGA